The proteins below are encoded in one region of Pseudomonas putida NBRC 14164:
- a CDS encoding isochorismatase family cysteine hydrolase, with protein sequence MRQVLLIVDVQSTFSPPEWLVDGLRRLSANIPTIASVELHDEQVTPFERQLGWHPAAEDESLVEADQVFIKHGYGQSAEAIEYIRQLGVERVLVCGLQTETCVLAAGFALFDAGLTPTLVTDMTVGSSLDRSAKLGIELWQHHFRQVTTSAEVLAELAGQR encoded by the coding sequence ATGCGCCAGGTTTTGCTCATCGTCGATGTCCAGTCCACCTTCAGCCCGCCCGAGTGGCTGGTCGATGGCTTGCGGCGGTTGTCAGCGAACATTCCTACCATTGCCTCGGTCGAGTTGCACGACGAACAGGTCACGCCGTTCGAGCGGCAGCTCGGCTGGCACCCGGCGGCCGAGGACGAAAGCCTGGTCGAGGCCGACCAGGTGTTCATCAAGCATGGCTACGGGCAGAGCGCCGAAGCCATCGAGTACATCAGGCAACTGGGTGTGGAGCGGGTGCTGGTGTGTGGGCTGCAGACCGAAACCTGTGTGCTGGCCGCTGGCTTTGCCCTGTTCGATGCGGGGCTGACGCCCACCCTGGTGACGGACATGACGGTAGGGTCTTCGCTGGACCGGTCCGCCAAGCTGGGTATCGAACTGTGGCAGCATCACTTCCGCCAGGTCACGACCTCGGCTGAAGTGCTGGCCGAACTGGCGGGACAACGCTAA
- a CDS encoding TonB-dependent siderophore receptor gives MLAVNDCNRIFLINSTKTRLARAVHRALFSVVLAAPLATVMVVSPAVAQSQAEASFDIAAGPLATALTQFASAAGVTVSFEPSSVQALKSPGLHGRYSPDAGLRQLLAGNRLQVLKQANGSYSLLPMVGDDSTLQLDTTSVTGAALESAYGPVNGYVASRSATGTKTDTPILEIPQAINVVTADQVQAQGARNLTQALRYTPGLATGGFTDRNSIADEITSRGFAPTPLYLDGAYLPYAGSLGGAPQIDPYTLERIEVLKGPSSVLYGQNQPGGLINMVSKRPTREQRNQVKLGAGSYNRVNGAFDTSGPLDEQKAFTYRLVGVADKGNEMVAHSHSERLLLAPSLTWAPNEDTSLTLLAQIQRDDGLPDYQTLPMIGSLKRGPTGQHIDRDFFSGDSRYNDYKRNQYIFGYDFSHRFNEDLAWRSTARYTDVRDRYRGFYLRSFVTDGDVVDYTRANRVKLDWRQHNIAYTIDNNLEYTFDTGALRHTLLAGADYRHFSRKYDGYNAYNVLPVDLYGKNNYPTSNVTPVLDTRWDNTLRQTGLYVQDQIKLDNWILTVGGRQDWAEVDNKDLLAHSIASQRDTKFTGRIGLTYVTEFGLAPYVSYSQSFLPTVGTAAPERGGKAFEPSEGEQYEVGLKYQPVDGTLFTASVFQVKQKNMLTGDTEYPQYQTQNGEVRSRGVELELKSSIENVDVLAAATYIDSFYTKSTYGDQGNRNEAQAPVSATLWVDYHFTQATLNGLTFGAGARYTGRKQGNSANTFEVPAYAVYDATVSYDLAKLDPSLRGLQASVNVQNIFDREYVSDCNYAFGCYYGQERVASVEMTYDW, from the coding sequence ATGCTCGCTGTCAACGATTGCAACCGCATCTTCTTGATCAACTCGACCAAAACCAGACTGGCGCGTGCAGTGCATCGCGCATTGTTCAGTGTGGTGCTGGCCGCGCCATTGGCAACGGTGATGGTCGTCAGCCCTGCGGTTGCGCAAAGCCAGGCTGAAGCTTCGTTTGACATCGCCGCCGGCCCGCTGGCCACGGCGCTTACCCAATTTGCTTCGGCAGCGGGGGTAACGGTGTCCTTTGAACCGTCTTCGGTGCAGGCGCTGAAGTCGCCCGGCCTGCATGGCCGCTACAGCCCCGATGCCGGGCTGCGTCAGTTGCTGGCGGGTAACCGGTTGCAGGTGTTGAAGCAGGCCAATGGCAGCTACTCGCTGCTGCCCATGGTCGGTGACGATTCGACCCTGCAGCTTGATACCACCAGCGTGACCGGCGCGGCCTTGGAGTCCGCCTATGGGCCGGTGAATGGCTACGTTGCCAGCCGCAGTGCCACCGGCACCAAGACTGACACGCCCATCCTGGAGATCCCCCAGGCCATCAACGTGGTCACCGCCGACCAGGTGCAGGCCCAAGGCGCGCGCAACCTGACCCAGGCGCTGCGCTACACCCCGGGCCTGGCCACCGGTGGCTTTACCGATCGCAACAGCATTGCCGACGAAATCACCAGCCGCGGGTTTGCCCCGACCCCGCTCTACCTGGACGGCGCGTACCTGCCGTATGCCGGTAGCCTTGGGGGCGCACCTCAGATCGACCCCTACACGCTGGAGCGTATCGAAGTGCTCAAAGGCCCTTCTTCGGTGCTGTACGGGCAAAACCAGCCGGGCGGGCTGATCAACATGGTCTCCAAGCGACCCACCCGCGAGCAGCGTAACCAGGTGAAGCTTGGCGCTGGCAGCTACAACCGGGTCAACGGTGCCTTCGATACCAGCGGCCCGCTGGACGAGCAGAAGGCGTTTACCTATCGCCTGGTCGGCGTCGCCGACAAAGGCAACGAGATGGTCGCTCACTCGCACAGCGAGCGCTTGTTGCTGGCGCCGAGCCTGACCTGGGCGCCAAATGAAGACACGTCCCTGACGCTGCTCGCCCAAATCCAGCGTGATGATGGCCTGCCCGATTATCAGACGTTGCCGATGATCGGCTCGCTCAAGCGTGGCCCGACAGGCCAGCATATCGACCGAGACTTCTTTTCGGGGGACTCGCGGTACAACGATTACAAGCGCAACCAGTACATTTTTGGCTATGACTTCAGCCACCGTTTCAACGAAGACCTGGCCTGGCGCTCAACGGCGCGATACACCGATGTGCGCGACCGCTACAGAGGCTTCTACCTGCGCAGCTTTGTGACGGATGGCGATGTGGTCGACTACACCCGCGCCAACCGGGTCAAGCTTGACTGGCGCCAGCACAACATCGCCTACACCATCGATAACAACCTGGAGTACACCTTTGACACGGGCGCACTGCGGCACACCTTGCTGGCCGGCGCGGACTACCGTCACTTCTCGCGCAAGTACGATGGTTACAACGCCTACAACGTGTTGCCGGTCGACCTGTATGGCAAGAACAACTACCCCACCAGCAACGTAACGCCGGTGCTGGATACCCGTTGGGACAACACCCTGCGCCAGACGGGGCTGTACGTGCAGGACCAGATCAAGCTGGACAACTGGATCCTGACGGTAGGCGGGCGCCAGGACTGGGCGGAAGTCGACAACAAGGATCTGCTGGCGCACAGCATTGCCTCCCAACGCGACACCAAGTTCACCGGGCGCATCGGCCTTACCTATGTCACCGAGTTTGGCCTGGCGCCGTATGTCAGCTATTCCCAGTCGTTCTTGCCAACCGTGGGCACGGCAGCGCCCGAGCGCGGTGGCAAGGCGTTCGAGCCAAGCGAAGGCGAGCAATACGAGGTGGGGCTGAAGTACCAGCCTGTCGACGGTACCTTGTTCACGGCTTCGGTGTTCCAGGTGAAACAGAAGAACATGCTGACCGGCGATACCGAGTACCCGCAGTACCAGACGCAAAATGGCGAGGTGCGCTCGCGTGGTGTGGAGCTGGAGCTCAAATCCAGCATCGAGAATGTCGATGTACTGGCCGCGGCCACCTACATCGACTCGTTCTATACCAAAAGCACCTATGGCGACCAGGGCAACCGGAATGAGGCGCAGGCCCCGGTGTCTGCCACATTGTGGGTGGATTACCACTTCACCCAGGCCACTCTCAATGGCCTGACGTTTGGCGCCGGCGCACGTTACACCGGCCGCAAGCAGGGTAACTCGGCCAATACCTTCGAAGTACCGGCTTATGCCGTGTATGACGCCACCGTCAGCTACGATCTTGCCAAACTCGACCCAAGCCTGCGCGGCCTGCAGGCCAGCGTGAATGTGCAAAACATCTTCGATCGCGAGTACGTATCCGACTGCAACTATGCGTTCGGCTGCTATTACGGACAGGAGCGGGTTGCGTCGGTAGAGATGACCTACGACTGGTGA